In Musa acuminata AAA Group cultivar baxijiao chromosome BXJ2-8, Cavendish_Baxijiao_AAA, whole genome shotgun sequence, one genomic interval encodes:
- the LOC135619203 gene encoding protein PNS1-like has protein sequence MGSRDEAQPSVAQDPFAAAAQPLLLPPAADLVDPSASSPPSPDEDSYPPISYHHGRRPIRDLPALLLFLLLSLATFALGIAAVARRNPAASHASSFVYDRSTSSCVLPSSNSFSSSSSSTFLKDLIWTLVVTLLLAGPIALAVLWLLRHYAKQVVYASIPFFIVIPSFLNVYWFVACAVGHDCRHAFPLAYRIIVLVFVFLLIGIFLWIIVANLHRIELTIQIVRVAATALASNIGLLAVLPLLGIGLLAYFSPIIVFLVFSTWNGRVVPREVEGTSKEYYKCVWKQESWVPAYFAIAIITMIWSAATLMEAKVYVISGTVAQWYFNKEESRPTKSIRSSLRNAFGPSFGTVCFSGMTVGVVRVVRAIVDSGKQDEGARGFINLILKCCANFVLAAIDFVNKFTIIFAAITGEGYCSAATMTYELLRRNLLSAVFVETVSTRILIGIIFVLSAFYAIAVCAILRGISALGMEMYFVAAFAWLLLIVVLGYFVHVLDNVIDTIYVCYAIDRDKGEVCKQVVHEVYVLLPVSRNHGSSVNRSSLIP, from the exons ATGGGCAGCCGTGACGAAGCCCAGCCTTCCGTGGCTCAAGACCCCTTCGCCGCCGCGGCTCAGCCCCTCCTCCTCCCACCCGCCGCCGATCTCGTCGACCCCTCTGCCTCTTCTCCTCCGTCTCCCGACGAGGACTCCTATCCCCCGATATCCTACCACCACGGCCGCCGGCCGATCCGTGACCTCCCGgcactcctcctcttcctcctcctctccctcgccACCTTTGCCCTCGGCATCGCCGCCGTCGCCCGCCGCAACCCCGCTGCCTCCCACGCATCCTCCTTCGTTTACGACCGCTCCACCTCCTCCTGCGTTCTCCCCTCCTCcaattccttctcctcctcttcttcttccacttTCTTAAAGGATCTCATCTGGACCCTCGTCGTCACGCTTCTCCTCGCTGGCCCCATCGCCCTAGCTGTCCTATGGCTCCTCCGACATTACGCCAAGCAGGTGGTCTACGCTTCCATCCCCTTCTTCATCGTCATACCCTCCTTCCTCAACGTCTACTGGTTCGTCGCATGCGCCGTCGGCCATGACTGCCGCCACGCCTTCCCTCTCGCCTACCGCATCATCGTCCTCGTTTTCGTCTTCCTGCTCATCGGGATTTTCCTGTGGATTATCGTCGCCAACTTGCACCGCATCGAGCTCACAATCCAGATCGTGCGAGTCGCAGCGACGGCGCTCGCGAGCAACATCGGGCTTCTTGCCGTCCTTCCATTACTGGGGATCGGGCTGCTTGCTTACTTTTCGCCAATTATCGTGTTCCTGGTGTTCTCGACCTGGAACGGGAGGGTGGTGCCGAGGGAGGTCGAGGGGACAAGCAAGGAGTATTACAAGTGCGTGTGGAAGCAGGAGAGTTGGGTGCCTGCTTATTTTGCTATCGCCATCATAACAATGATTTGGTCTGCCGCGACGTTGATGGAGGCGAAGGTGTACGTGATTAGTGGCACTGTTGCACAGTGGTACTTCAACAAGGAGGAATCGAGGCCTACTAAAAGCATAAGGAGTTCATTGAG GAATGCTTTCGGTCCATCATTTGGCACAGTCTGTTTTTCAGGAATGACAGTGGGTGTTGTACGTGTTGTTCGTGCTATTGTAGATAGTGGAAAGCAAGATGAAGGAGCTCGAGGTTTCATAAACCTAATTCTCAAGTGCTGTGCCAATTTCGTGCTGGCAGCGATTGACTTTGTCAACAAATTTACCATAATTTTTGCTGCAATAACTGGTGAAGGCTACTGTTCAGCTGCTACGATGACATATGAGCTTCTAAGAAGGAATCTCCTCTCTGCTGTTTTTGTTGAGACTGTCTCCACACGTATACTGATTGGAATAATTTTCGTCCTCTCAGCATTTTATGCTATAGCT GTCTGTGCTATTCTAAGGGGTATCAGTGCTCTTGGCATGGAGATGTACTTTGTGGCTGCTTTCGCATGGCTTCTGCTCATTGTGGTTCTAGGGTATTTCGTTCATGTGCTGGACAATGTCATCGATACCATCTATGTGTGTTATGCAATAGACAGGGATAAAGGGGAAGTTTGTAAGCAGGTGGTCCACGAGGTTTACGTGCTCCTACCAGTCAGTAGGAATCATGGATCTTCCGTCAACAGATCTTCACTAATTCCTTGA